One genomic segment of Nocardia spumae includes these proteins:
- a CDS encoding nickel-dependent hydrogenase large subunit, translating into MTQIIPEPSHKKIDPDSLVEMAWDPITRIVGSLGIYTKIDFENREVVECHSTSSIFRGYSIFMRGKDPRDAHFITSRICGICGDNHATCSCYTQNMAYGVKPPHLGEWLVNLGEAAEYMFDHNIFQENLVGVDFCEKMVSETNPGVLAQAEKTSAPHADAHGYRTIADIMRALNPFTGEFYREALQVSRYTREMFCLMEGRHVHPSTLYPGGIGTVATVQLMTDYTSRLMRYVEFMKKVVPMHDDLFDFFYEAVPGYEKVGLRRTLLGCWGSFQDPEVCNFDYKDMEQWGRAMFVTPGVVVDGKLLTTSLVDINLGIRILLGSSYYEDWTDQEMFVTQDPLGNPVDRRHPWNQHTNPKPQKRDMDDKYSWVMSPRWFDGENHLALDTGGGPLARLWSTALAGLVDIGYVKATGHSVQINLPKTALKPPVELEWKIPVHGSNTIERDRARTYFQAYAAACALHFAEQALAEIRAGRTKTWEKFEVPDSGIGCGFTEAVRGVLSHHMVIRDGKIANYHPYPPTPWNANPRDSFGTPGPYEDAVQGQPIFEENDREHFKGIDIMRTVRSFDPCLPCGVHMYLGKGKTLETVHSPTQTLTAE; encoded by the coding sequence ATGACACAGATCATCCCGGAGCCGTCACACAAGAAGATCGACCCGGATTCGCTCGTCGAAATGGCGTGGGACCCGATCACCCGGATCGTCGGCAGCCTCGGCATATACACCAAGATCGACTTCGAGAATCGCGAAGTGGTCGAATGTCACAGCACGTCGTCCATCTTCCGCGGCTACTCGATATTCATGCGCGGCAAGGATCCGCGCGACGCGCATTTCATCACCAGCCGGATCTGCGGCATCTGCGGTGACAACCACGCCACCTGCTCGTGCTACACGCAGAACATGGCCTACGGGGTCAAGCCACCCCATCTGGGCGAGTGGCTGGTGAATCTCGGCGAAGCCGCGGAATACATGTTCGACCACAACATCTTCCAGGAGAATCTGGTCGGCGTGGATTTCTGCGAGAAGATGGTGTCGGAGACCAATCCGGGCGTCCTGGCGCAGGCGGAGAAGACCTCCGCACCGCACGCCGACGCGCACGGCTATCGCACCATTGCCGACATCATGCGCGCGCTCAACCCGTTCACCGGCGAGTTCTACCGCGAGGCCCTGCAGGTGAGCCGGTACACCCGCGAGATGTTCTGCCTGATGGAAGGGCGCCACGTCCATCCGTCGACGCTGTATCCCGGCGGGATCGGCACGGTCGCGACAGTGCAGCTGATGACCGATTACACCAGCCGGCTGATGCGCTATGTGGAATTCATGAAGAAGGTCGTGCCGATGCACGACGATCTGTTCGATTTCTTCTACGAGGCCGTTCCCGGCTACGAGAAGGTCGGCCTGCGCCGGACCCTGCTCGGCTGCTGGGGTTCCTTCCAGGATCCCGAGGTCTGCAATTTCGACTACAAGGATATGGAGCAGTGGGGTCGCGCGATGTTCGTGACGCCCGGCGTCGTGGTCGATGGGAAACTCCTGACTACCTCGCTGGTGGATATCAATCTCGGCATCCGAATCCTGCTGGGCAGTTCGTATTACGAGGACTGGACCGATCAGGAGATGTTCGTCACCCAGGATCCGCTGGGCAATCCGGTGGATCGACGCCATCCCTGGAATCAGCACACCAACCCGAAACCGCAGAAGCGGGATATGGACGACAAGTACAGCTGGGTGATGTCACCGCGCTGGTTCGACGGCGAGAACCATCTGGCGCTCGATACCGGCGGCGGTCCGCTGGCCCGATTGTGGTCCACGGCCCTGGCCGGACTCGTCGATATCGGCTACGTGAAGGCGACCGGGCACAGTGTGCAGATCAATCTGCCCAAGACCGCCCTGAAACCGCCGGTGGAGCTGGAATGGAAAATTCCCGTTCACGGCAGCAACACCATCGAGCGGGATCGCGCGCGCACCTACTTCCAGGCCTATGCCGCGGCCTGTGCCCTGCATTTCGCCGAACAGGCGCTCGCCGAGATCCGGGCCGGTCGCACGAAGACCTGGGAGAAGTTCGAGGTGCCCGACAGCGGAATCGGCTGCGGATTCACCGAAGCGGTGCGCGGCGTGCTGTCGCACCACATGGTGATCCGCGACGGGAAGATCGCCAACTACCACCCCTATCCACCGACCCCGTGGAACGCGAATCCGCGCGACAGCTTCGGCACGCCGGGCCCGTACGAGGACGCGGTGCAGGGGCAGCCGATCTTCGAGGAGAACGATCGCGAACATTTCAAGGGCATCGACATCATGCGCACGGTGCGCAGTTTCGATCCGTGCCTGCCGTGCGGCGTGCACATGTACCTCGGTAAGGGCAAAACCCTCGAGACGGTGCATTCACCGACCCAGACGTTGACCGCCGAATAG
- a CDS encoding hydrogenase expression protein HypE — translation MPTKEAVRAEETLIHVLWINAGLSCDGDSVALTAATQPSVEEIALGALPGLPKIAVHWPLIDFECGPTGGADDFLEWFFKADRGELEPFVLVVEGSIPNEKLHTEGYWCGFGNNPDTDQPMTTSEWLDRLAPKATAVVAVGTCATYGGIHAMAGNPTGAMGVPDYLGWDWKSKADIPIVCVPGCPIQPDNLSETLTYLLYMATGQAPMIPLDEVLRPKWLFGATVHEGCDRAGYYEQGDFADEYGSPKCIVKLGCWGPVVKCNVPKRGWINGVGGCPNVGGICIGCTMPGFPDKFMPFMDEPPGGKLSSTASGLYGSVIRSLRHITGRTVDKEPHWRHKSATLDTGATRTW, via the coding sequence ATGCCCACGAAGGAAGCAGTTCGGGCCGAGGAAACGCTGATACACGTCTTGTGGATCAACGCCGGCCTCAGTTGTGACGGCGATTCGGTGGCGCTGACTGCCGCCACCCAGCCCAGTGTCGAAGAAATCGCACTGGGCGCCCTGCCCGGTCTACCCAAGATCGCCGTACATTGGCCGCTCATCGATTTCGAGTGCGGCCCGACCGGGGGAGCCGACGACTTCCTCGAATGGTTCTTCAAGGCCGATCGCGGCGAACTCGAGCCGTTCGTCCTGGTCGTCGAAGGATCGATACCGAACGAGAAGTTGCACACCGAGGGATACTGGTGCGGATTCGGCAACAACCCGGACACCGATCAGCCGATGACCACCAGTGAATGGCTGGACCGGCTGGCGCCGAAAGCGACCGCGGTCGTCGCGGTGGGCACCTGCGCCACCTACGGCGGTATCCACGCGATGGCCGGTAATCCGACCGGGGCGATGGGAGTCCCGGACTATCTGGGCTGGGACTGGAAATCCAAGGCCGACATTCCCATCGTCTGCGTTCCCGGATGCCCGATCCAGCCGGACAATCTGTCGGAAACGCTGACCTATCTGCTCTACATGGCGACCGGTCAGGCGCCGATGATCCCGCTCGACGAGGTCCTGCGTCCCAAATGGCTCTTCGGCGCGACCGTGCACGAGGGCTGCGATCGCGCGGGCTATTACGAGCAGGGTGACTTCGCCGACGAATACGGTTCACCCAAATGCATCGTGAAACTGGGCTGCTGGGGTCCGGTGGTGAAATGCAATGTGCCCAAACGCGGTTGGATCAACGGCGTGGGTGGGTGCCCGAATGTGGGCGGTATCTGCATCGGATGCACCATGCCGGGATTCCCGGACAAATTCATGCCGTTCATGGACGAGCCGCCCGGGGGAAAGCTGTCCTCGACGGCGTCGGGACTGTACGGCTCGGTGATTCGCAGCCTGCGCCACATCACCGGCCGCACCGTGGACAAGGAGCCGCACTGGCGGCACAAGAGCGCGACATTGGATACGGGCGCGACACGCACCTGGTAG
- the hypB gene encoding hydrogenase nickel incorporation protein HypB produces MCATCGCGDDTAVITVPHDHDHDHDHEVGHVHDHGPGGHSHAGGDEHIHLPVTETVTLEEKVLAKNDELAQRNRQWLAAQNIVALNMTSSPGAGKTTLLERTVRDCADIPIAVIEGDQETLLDADRIRATGCRVVQINTGAGCHLDAQMVRQALDTLDPPAGSVVFIENVGNLVCPALFDLGERAKVVIVSVTEGTDKPLKYPHMFAAAGLVLINKVDLLPYVDFDLDRCSEYARSVNPDVTILPVSAATGTGMSDWYRWLREQYRSNEASTAVVATNRPA; encoded by the coding sequence ATGTGCGCAACCTGCGGATGCGGAGACGACACTGCCGTGATCACCGTCCCGCACGACCACGACCACGACCACGACCACGAAGTCGGCCATGTGCACGACCACGGGCCGGGCGGTCACAGCCACGCCGGCGGCGATGAACATATCCACCTTCCGGTGACCGAGACCGTCACCCTCGAGGAGAAGGTGCTGGCCAAGAACGATGAACTGGCACAGCGAAATCGGCAGTGGCTGGCCGCGCAGAACATCGTGGCGCTCAATATGACCAGCTCGCCCGGGGCGGGGAAGACCACCCTGCTGGAGCGGACCGTGCGCGATTGCGCCGATATCCCGATCGCGGTGATAGAGGGTGATCAGGAGACCCTGCTCGACGCGGACCGGATCCGGGCCACCGGTTGCCGGGTGGTGCAGATCAATACCGGCGCGGGATGCCACCTGGACGCGCAGATGGTGCGGCAGGCGCTCGATACGCTGGATCCGCCCGCGGGATCGGTCGTCTTCATCGAGAACGTCGGAAATCTGGTGTGCCCGGCTCTGTTCGATCTCGGTGAGCGGGCCAAAGTGGTCATCGTCTCTGTTACCGAGGGAACCGACAAACCGCTGAAGTATCCGCACATGTTCGCCGCGGCGGGCCTGGTTCTGATCAACAAGGTGGATCTGCTGCCCTATGTCGATTTCGATCTGGATCGGTGCTCGGAGTACGCGCGTTCGGTCAATCCCGATGTGACGATCCTGCCGGTCTCGGCCGCGACGGGAACAGGAATGTCGGACTGGTACCGGTGGCTGCGCGAGCAGTACCGATCGAATGAAGCGTCAACAGCTGTTGTCGCAACAAACCGACCGGCCTAA
- a CDS encoding hydrogenase maturation nickel metallochaperone HypA/HybF has translation MHELAIAEAIIGGIERNAAGRRVHSVTVAVGDLCAVVPDALRFCFDLAAEGTVAEGARLSIEPVPGRARCRRCGADFTLRDPILLCGCGSADVELVAGRELRIRSMEVSDPCAQPADAETTLP, from the coding sequence ATGCACGAGTTGGCGATCGCCGAGGCGATCATCGGCGGAATAGAGCGCAACGCGGCGGGACGGCGAGTTCACAGCGTGACCGTCGCGGTGGGGGATCTGTGCGCGGTCGTCCCCGATGCGCTGCGATTCTGCTTCGACCTGGCCGCCGAGGGCACGGTGGCCGAGGGCGCGCGGCTGTCGATCGAGCCGGTACCGGGCCGGGCGCGCTGCCGACGCTGCGGCGCCGATTTCACCCTGCGCGACCCGATCCTGCTGTGTGGATGCGGCAGCGCCGACGTCGAACTCGTCGCGGGCCGCGAACTGCGAATCCGTTCGATGGAGGTGAGTGATCCATGTGCGCAACCTGCGGATGCGGAGACGACACTGCCGTGA
- a CDS encoding TetR/AcrR family transcriptional regulator produces MTTRRHRPSAMARREALLKAAVEVAAAVGASGVTHRAVTEQAGLPLTTVGYFFDSIDALTEEALRVHTEADADAQVALAETLAMARSTPDEVAAALAATAAPRTPETLALFEAYLHAARHPEFGDAAARALTAARRVAAAGVRAAGGPEPDTAAPAFTALAHGLALHELAVPGALPAESVHAAFRALFLGFLLDNGHVELALALRQQPHGDEIGTG; encoded by the coding sequence GTGACCACGCGCCGCCACCGTCCGAGCGCCATGGCTCGGCGCGAAGCCCTGCTGAAGGCCGCCGTCGAAGTGGCCGCTGCCGTCGGCGCCTCCGGGGTGACCCATCGCGCGGTGACCGAGCAGGCCGGTCTGCCACTGACCACCGTCGGCTATTTCTTCGACTCGATCGACGCGCTCACCGAGGAAGCGTTGCGCGTGCACACCGAAGCCGATGCCGATGCCCAGGTCGCCCTCGCGGAGACCCTCGCCATGGCGCGGAGCACGCCCGACGAGGTCGCGGCGGCCCTGGCCGCCACCGCCGCGCCGCGCACTCCGGAAACGCTCGCCCTGTTCGAGGCGTACCTGCACGCCGCGCGTCATCCGGAGTTCGGCGATGCCGCCGCCCGCGCTCTGACCGCCGCCCGGCGGGTGGCCGCCGCGGGTGTGCGGGCGGCAGGCGGGCCCGAACCCGACACCGCGGCACCGGCTTTCACCGCGTTGGCGCACGGGCTGGCGCTCCACGAACTGGCCGTGCCGGGCGCACTGCCGGCCGAGTCCGTGCACGCGGCCTTCCGGGCACTGTTCCTGGGATTTCTGCTAGACAACGGGCATGTCGAACTCGCTCTCGCCCTACGGCAGCAGCCGCACGGGGACGAGATCGGCACCGGGTAG
- a CDS encoding amidase — MTSIHAFRDDALGEHDAVALAELVRDGAVSPRELAAAAIDRARLVDARLHAVAHPAFDAPRYGARSEAALHGVPTFIKDNTDVAGMPTNHGSEAFRARPAGKDGAYTAQFLGTGLTLIGKSRLPEFGFNATTEFMTEPPTRNPWNPDHSIGASSGGSAALVAAGVVPIAHANDGGGSIRIPAACGGLVGLKPSRGRHIDGEQVAHVPIHMISEGVLTRTVRDTAAFVAAAENYWRNPKLAPIGDVCGPARRRLRVGLVMDSVTGARVDDPTRAAVERTAALLEQAGHIVEPIALPVTGQFATDFVQYWALLAELAVSTGKLILDRSFRAAATDGLTQGLRAHHRRTWQRTPGALRRLRRIPDTYARMFARHEVVVSPVLSHSAPKLGFIAPTVPFPELIDRLTNYVAYTPLNNIAGTPAVSLPMGRTDDGLPVGVQLSGAYGDERTLIELAYLLEAEHPFPRIERSSSAALT; from the coding sequence ATGACGTCCATCCACGCCTTCCGCGACGACGCACTCGGCGAGCACGATGCGGTCGCCCTCGCCGAACTGGTTCGCGACGGCGCGGTGAGTCCCCGGGAACTCGCCGCCGCCGCTATCGACCGGGCCCGCCTGGTCGACGCCCGGTTGCACGCGGTCGCGCACCCGGCTTTCGACGCTCCCCGCTACGGCGCCCGGTCCGAGGCCGCCCTCCACGGCGTACCGACGTTCATCAAGGACAACACCGATGTCGCGGGCATGCCGACCAACCACGGCAGCGAGGCCTTCCGCGCCCGGCCCGCCGGCAAGGACGGCGCCTACACCGCACAGTTTCTCGGCACCGGCCTCACCCTCATCGGCAAATCCCGCCTGCCGGAGTTCGGTTTCAACGCCACCACCGAGTTCATGACCGAACCGCCGACGCGAAACCCGTGGAATCCGGATCATTCGATCGGCGCGTCCTCGGGCGGATCGGCTGCACTCGTCGCGGCGGGTGTCGTCCCGATCGCCCATGCCAACGACGGTGGTGGGTCGATCCGCATCCCGGCCGCCTGCGGCGGGCTCGTCGGACTCAAACCGAGTCGCGGCCGCCACATCGATGGTGAACAAGTCGCCCACGTGCCGATTCACATGATCTCCGAGGGCGTGCTCACCCGCACCGTCCGCGACACAGCCGCCTTCGTCGCCGCGGCCGAGAACTATTGGCGCAACCCGAAACTCGCGCCCATCGGCGACGTGTGCGGGCCCGCCCGCCGCCGCCTGCGGGTGGGACTGGTGATGGACAGCGTGACCGGCGCCCGGGTCGACGACCCCACCCGCGCCGCGGTCGAGCGCACCGCGGCGCTACTGGAGCAGGCCGGGCATATCGTCGAGCCGATCGCGCTACCGGTGACCGGGCAGTTCGCCACCGACTTCGTCCAGTACTGGGCGTTGCTGGCCGAACTCGCGGTCAGCACCGGCAAACTCATCCTCGACCGATCCTTCCGGGCCGCCGCCACCGACGGCCTGACCCAGGGCCTGCGCGCCCATCACCGCCGCACCTGGCAGCGCACCCCGGGTGCGCTGCGCCGGCTGCGCCGCATCCCCGACACCTATGCGCGTATGTTCGCACGGCACGAAGTCGTTGTCTCGCCGGTACTTTCGCACTCGGCTCCGAAACTCGGCTTCATCGCGCCGACCGTGCCGTTCCCCGAGTTGATCGACCGGCTCACCAACTACGTGGCCTATACGCCACTGAACAACATCGCCGGTACCCCGGCGGTCTCGCTGCCGATGGGCCGCACCGACGACGGACTGCCGGTCGGTGTGCAGCTGTCCGGCGCGTACGGAGATGAACGCACACTGATCGAACTGGCGTATCTGCTCGAGGCCGAACATCCCTTCCCGCGGATCGAGCGGTCCAGTAGCGCGGCGCTCACCTAA
- the sigJ gene encoding RNA polymerase sigma factor SigJ: MTADEHAARFTLLRPLLFTIVYEILGSATESDDVLQESYLRWSTVDLTTVRDTRSYLARLVTRQALNTLRAGARRREDYIGPWLPEPLLIDEQDASADMVLAESVSMAMLVVLETLGPDERVVFVLREVFGFDYDEIAAAVGKSVTTVRQVAHRARGHVQARRRRFEPVDAGAITRITEQFMAATTTGDVDGLLSMLAPDAMFIADSGGKALAARRPVVGAERVARYLLDLFRKSTPDLRIEMVNCNHAPALAVYREGRPAGVYLIEIADGKIATLYAIRNPDKLLTVAVPRRISR, translated from the coding sequence GTGACGGCCGACGAGCATGCCGCGCGGTTCACGCTGCTGCGGCCGCTGCTGTTCACCATCGTCTACGAAATCCTCGGCTCGGCAACCGAATCCGACGATGTGCTGCAGGAGAGCTACCTGCGGTGGTCGACGGTCGACCTGACGACCGTGCGCGACACCAGGTCCTATCTGGCGCGGCTGGTGACGCGCCAGGCGCTCAACACCCTGCGGGCCGGAGCTCGCCGCCGTGAGGACTACATCGGCCCCTGGCTGCCGGAGCCGCTGCTGATCGACGAGCAGGACGCATCGGCGGATATGGTGCTGGCCGAATCGGTGTCGATGGCGATGCTCGTCGTGCTGGAAACCCTCGGCCCCGACGAACGCGTGGTGTTCGTCCTGCGCGAGGTGTTCGGATTCGACTACGACGAGATCGCCGCGGCCGTCGGCAAATCGGTGACGACGGTGCGGCAGGTGGCGCACCGTGCCCGCGGGCACGTACAGGCGCGGCGCCGGCGCTTCGAACCGGTCGACGCCGGCGCGATCACGCGGATCACCGAACAGTTCATGGCGGCGACGACCACCGGCGATGTGGACGGCCTGCTCTCGATGCTGGCGCCGGACGCCATGTTCATCGCCGACAGCGGCGGCAAGGCCCTCGCCGCGCGCCGGCCGGTGGTCGGCGCCGAGCGGGTAGCCCGGTACCTGCTGGATCTGTTCCGCAAGTCGACGCCGGACCTGCGGATCGAGATGGTCAACTGCAACCATGCGCCGGCCCTGGCGGTCTATCGCGAGGGCCGTCCGGCCGGGGTCTACCTGATCGAGATCGCGGATGGGAAGATCGCCACCCTCTACGCCATCCGCAATCCCGACAAACTGCTCACCGTGGCGGTGCCGCGGCGAATCAGCCGTTAG
- a CDS encoding NAD(P)/FAD-dependent oxidoreductase, with the protein MSEQHTHHRVLVIGGGYAGTVAANHLRMRPDIDIAVVNPRPHFVDRVRLHQLVAGTGEATLDYGTLLGEGIRLIVDTASRIDTAARTVRLESGRVLDYDHVVYAVGSTAAIPSVPGAAEFAVALAEFENARTIRSRLEELSPDAPITVVGGGPTGIETAAELTEQGRSVTLVCGSTLMPSLSPAGRRYVAKWLSRHNVTVLEGDVVTEVRPDAVVLGGGAVCPSALTIWTTGFGVPRLAAASGLRTDAVGRLLTDETLTSIDDSRVVATGDAAAPSGQPLRMCSQAAGALGAQAADTVLSRIAGTQPAVIDQALVGTCVSLGRRAGIRQLARKDDTAVNLYIGGRMGARIKEMTCTFGVGKIRREARKPGSMFWPKGGPRPAQAAPASAGAPS; encoded by the coding sequence ATGAGCGAACAGCACACACACCACAGGGTCCTCGTCATCGGCGGCGGCTACGCCGGAACGGTCGCGGCCAACCACCTGCGAATGCGACCGGATATCGACATCGCGGTGGTCAACCCCCGTCCGCATTTCGTGGACAGGGTCCGGCTGCATCAGCTCGTCGCGGGCACCGGGGAGGCGACCCTCGACTACGGCACTCTGCTCGGCGAGGGCATCCGGCTGATCGTCGATACGGCCTCCCGGATCGATACCGCGGCCCGCACCGTGCGGCTCGAATCGGGCCGCGTACTCGATTACGACCATGTCGTCTACGCGGTCGGCAGCACCGCCGCGATACCGTCGGTGCCGGGGGCGGCCGAATTCGCTGTCGCCCTCGCCGAATTCGAGAACGCCCGGACAATCCGCTCCCGCTTGGAAGAGCTTTCCCCCGATGCGCCGATCACCGTGGTCGGCGGGGGGCCGACCGGTATCGAGACCGCCGCGGAACTGACCGAACAGGGACGGTCGGTGACCTTGGTCTGCGGCTCGACGCTGATGCCGTCGCTGAGTCCGGCGGGCCGTCGCTATGTCGCGAAATGGCTTTCGCGGCACAATGTCACGGTGCTCGAGGGCGATGTGGTGACCGAGGTCCGGCCGGATGCGGTGGTCCTCGGCGGGGGTGCGGTGTGTCCCAGCGCGCTCACCATCTGGACGACCGGTTTCGGCGTGCCGAGGTTGGCGGCGGCGAGCGGATTGCGCACCGATGCCGTGGGCCGGCTGCTGACCGACGAGACCCTGACCAGTATCGACGACAGCCGAGTCGTCGCGACCGGCGACGCCGCGGCGCCGTCGGGGCAGCCGTTGCGGATGTGCTCACAGGCCGCGGGCGCACTCGGGGCACAGGCCGCCGACACCGTGCTGAGCCGGATCGCGGGGACCCAGCCCGCGGTGATCGATCAGGCCCTCGTCGGAACATGTGTCAGTCTCGGCCGTCGTGCCGGTATCCGGCAGCTCGCCCGCAAGGACGACACCGCCGTCAACCTCTACATCGGCGGCCGCATGGGTGCCAGGATCAAGGAGATGACCTGCACGTTCGGTGTGGGGAAGATCCGCAGGGAGGCCCGCAAACCCGGTTCGATGTTCTGGCCGAAGGGCGGCCCGCGGCCCGCGCAGGCGGCGCCCGCATCGGCGGGCGCACCCTCGTGA
- a CDS encoding acyl-ACP desaturase, whose product MPRDLTQLQLLTELEPVVATTLDRHLATAKEWNPHDYVPWDEGRNFAAMGGVDWEPEQSRLSEVAKVAMITNLLTEDNLPSYHRTISENFSSDGAWGTWVGRWTAEENRHAIAMRDYLVVTRGVDPVALEHDRMVHMTRGVHAPDDFGGVLDQVAYVTFQELATRISHRSTGRVCGDPIADKMLARIAADENLHMIFYRTLTAAAFDLAPDQTMESVTTVVRNFAMPGTGMPNWRRNGVLMVKHGIYDLRQHLDEVLNPVLRTWNVFDRNDFTARGERAREELAEYLEKLGRDVVRFEEQRARILAREAAKAEGRDPVEV is encoded by the coding sequence ATGCCAAGGGATTTGACGCAGTTGCAGTTGCTCACCGAACTGGAGCCGGTGGTCGCCACGACCCTGGACCGGCACCTCGCCACGGCGAAGGAGTGGAACCCGCACGACTATGTGCCGTGGGATGAGGGGCGCAACTTCGCCGCGATGGGCGGGGTCGACTGGGAGCCCGAACAGTCCCGCTTGTCCGAAGTGGCGAAGGTCGCCATGATCACGAACCTGCTCACCGAGGACAATCTGCCGTCCTATCATCGGACCATCTCCGAGAACTTCTCCAGCGATGGCGCCTGGGGCACCTGGGTCGGCCGCTGGACGGCCGAGGAGAACCGCCACGCCATCGCGATGCGCGACTATCTCGTCGTCACGCGCGGGGTGGATCCGGTGGCCCTGGAACACGACCGGATGGTGCACATGACCCGCGGCGTCCACGCACCCGATGATTTCGGTGGCGTCCTCGACCAGGTCGCCTACGTGACGTTCCAGGAACTGGCGACCCGCATCAGCCATCGCTCCACCGGCCGGGTCTGCGGTGACCCGATCGCCGACAAGATGCTCGCGCGGATCGCGGCCGACGAGAACCTGCACATGATCTTCTATCGGACACTCACCGCGGCGGCATTCGATCTGGCGCCTGATCAGACGATGGAGTCGGTCACCACGGTGGTCCGGAATTTCGCCATGCCGGGAACCGGGATGCCGAACTGGCGGCGCAACGGTGTGCTGATGGTCAAGCACGGGATCTACGATCTGCGCCAGCATCTCGACGAGGTACTCAATCCGGTGCTGCGGACCTGGAATGTCTTCGACCGCAACGATTTCACCGCGCGTGGTGAGCGGGCTCGCGAGGAACTCGCCGAGTATCTCGAGAAGCTGGGCCGCGATGTCGTCCGTTTCGAGGAGCAGCGCGCGCGCATCCTGGCCCGCGAGGCCGCCAAGGCCGAAGGCCGGGACCCGGTCGAGGTGTAG